The genomic interval ACCGCCGGCCGCTTCCACGCCGCGCGCAGCGCCGACATGGCCGTCGCGCCCGGCACCTGGCTGTTCTGGTCGGCGCACGGCCACCCGCTGCTTCAGGTGGCGTGCCGGCCCCAGGGCATCCCGGCGAGCATTCTCATTCGCGCCATCGAACCACTCGGCGGGGTGGGCCACATGCTGAATTTCCGGCCTGTGGTGCGCGAACGGGACCTCACGAACGGCCCGGCAAAACTGGTGTACGCCCTGGGCCTGAACCCCGCCCTGATCGCCGGCACGCCTGTGGACAGCCCCGCGCTGCACATTCTTCCCGCGCCTCTCCCCATTCCGGACGAGCAGGTGCAGGTCACGGCCCGCATCGGCATTCGCGAGGGCCGCACGCTCCCGTGGCGCTTCAGCGTCCGCGGCAACGCCTGGGTGTCACCCGCCGTGCCCAGCATGGACCTCGCCGGTCCGGGCGGTCCCTGAGGCCCAGGGCGCCAGCCGCTCAGGGCGCGGCGTCCGGTTGCAGCAGGGCCGTGACGCCCTGCACGGCGGTGAGCCGCCCGGCGGCCACGTCGGCACGCAGCGCCTGCACCCGCGCCGGGTCGAGCCGCGCCTGAAAAGCCCGCCACGCCGCCTCACGCAGCAGCTCATCGAACCACACCGTCGTCTGCGCGCGGCGTTTCTCCTGCACGTCCACCTGAGCGCAGTAGCTTTCCACCGCATCCCACACCTGCGCCAGCCCCTCGCCAGTCAGCGCGGACGCCCGCAGCGCCGTGGGCCGCCACGGCGCGCCGTGCGGGGTGAGCAGGGTCAGCGCCGCGCGCAGTTCCGTCTGCGCCCGCACGGCCGCCGCTGGGTTCGTGTCGGCCTTGTTCACCACGCACACGTCCGCGAGCTCCATGATGCCGCGCTTGATGCCCTGCAACTCATCCCCGGCGTTCGGGAGGGTCAGCAGCACGAACAGGTCCGTCATGGCCGCCACCTGCGTCTCACTCTGGCCCACCCCGACCGTCTCCACCAGAATCACGTCGTACCCGGCCGCCTCGCACAGAATGATCGTCTCCCGCGTGCGCCGCGCCACGCCGCCCAGCGCCCCGCCCGACGGACTGGGGCGGATGAACGCGCCGGGATGCACGGTCAGGCGAGGCATGCGCGTCTTGTCCCCCATGATGCTGCCGCCCGTCCGGGCAGAGCTGGGGTCCACGGCCAGCACGGCCACCCGGTGCCCGGCGTCGGCCAGCCGCACGCCCAGAGCCTCAATGAACGTGCTCTTGCCGACGCCGGGCACGCCCGTCAGGCCAACGCGCACGGACTGCCCGGCGCGCGGCAGCACCTCAGCCAGCAGCGCCTGCGCCTCGCGTTCATGCTCGGGCCGCGTGGACTCCACGAGCGTGATGGCCTTCGCCAGTGCCCGCCGCTGTCCCGCCAGCAGGGGCGTGCTCAGCGGGTGAACCATAGTTCCCCCAGGCCGGCCAGCGTCAAGCCGGAAGACAGGCGGTGAACACAGCGGAACCTGCTGACCGCGCTCAGCGGAGCTCCAGCCAGGAGCAGCCGCGACCGAGTCAGCGACCGGCCTGGGGCAGGCAAAGGTCCCTCCAGGGCGGTCCGGCCCGTCTCAAGGCACGCCTTCCGGTCAACTGGGGCGATCGGCTGACCCCGGGGAATCCGCGCTTCGGGCGCAGTGGTGCGCGGCGGCTCAGCACAGGCGCCCCTTCGGCAGCGGCCGCAGGGAACTGCGCAGAGAGGCCGTCACGCTCGGAGCGCGGTACCCCGTTTCCTTCACCAGCTGGCCCCGGGCGTTGAACGCGCCGCGCAGGTCGAGCAGGCGCCCCGCGAACCCGGTCCACTGCACCCGGGCGCCCGTCAGGACACCCCGGCGGTCGTAACTCTGCCAGACCCGCAGGGTGTTGTCCGGAATCAGGCGGGCGTACGTGAGACTGCGCACGCGGCCCGCCCCGTCCAGGAGGTACGTGGTGTCACCCTGCGCGCACGACCGCAGACCAGCCACTGCGGCAGGCGCGGCAGGCGGCGCGGGCAAGGTCACGGTATCGGCCGCGCCTGCCGGCACGACAAGAGCGGCCACGAGCAGAGCGCCCCGGGCAGCGGAAGCGCGACCTGGACTGTAGAGGCGTCGGGCGGGCCGGGTCACGGTCGGCGCCGCCTGTTCAGGTGGGACGCCGTGACAACAGCCGCCAGACCCAGGAGCGGCACTCCCCCTGAACTCCATGCCCAGACCCTGCAGCCCCGTCAGCACCCCGGTCAGGACACCCGGCGCCGGCGTCCCCGGTACCAGGCCCAGGCCCCCCAGGTGCGGTCCGGCGGGTGAGCGGGACGGCGCGTCCGGGGCCGGGTGGGTCACGCGCGGTCCCGCAGGAGGCGCAGCACCTCACGGGCGCTCTGGAGGATCGGGGTGCCGGGTCCAAAGATGCCGGCCGCGCCGGCCTCCCGGAGGGCCGCGTAGTCC from Deinococcus taeanensis carries:
- a CDS encoding DNA-3-methyladenine glycosylase; the encoded protein is MSAPLPPRHFHGDPVLTARALLGSTLVRLLDTGETLSGRIVEVEAYDCPRDPACTAGRFHAARSADMAVAPGTWLFWSAHGHPLLQVACRPQGIPASILIRAIEPLGGVGHMLNFRPVVRERDLTNGPAKLVYALGLNPALIAGTPVDSPALHILPAPLPIPDEQVQVTARIGIREGRTLPWRFSVRGNAWVSPAVPSMDLAGPGGP
- the meaB gene encoding methylmalonyl Co-A mutase-associated GTPase MeaB, producing MVHPLSTPLLAGQRRALAKAITLVESTRPEHEREAQALLAEVLPRAGQSVRVGLTGVPGVGKSTFIEALGVRLADAGHRVAVLAVDPSSARTGGSIMGDKTRMPRLTVHPGAFIRPSPSGGALGGVARRTRETIILCEAAGYDVILVETVGVGQSETQVAAMTDLFVLLTLPNAGDELQGIKRGIMELADVCVVNKADTNPAAAVRAQTELRAALTLLTPHGAPWRPTALRASALTGEGLAQVWDAVESYCAQVDVQEKRRAQTTVWFDELLREAAWRAFQARLDPARVQALRADVAAGRLTAVQGVTALLQPDAAP